AGTGTAAAACAATGAGTGTTACCAGTTCATTATATACCGGAATTTCAGGTCTTAACGTTAACTCCGAGGCAACCTCGGTTGTATCAAACAACCTTGCCAACTCAAGCACAGTAGGCTTCAAGGGATCAACTGCCGTTTTTGAGGATTTGTTCTATTCTTCAATTACCACCGGAAGCGGCGGGAGTCAGGTCGGTAACGGTGCCGGGATTGCTACAGTCAACACCGATTATACACAGGGGTCTTATGAAGATTCCAGCATTTCCACCAACGTAGCTCTTAATGGTGACGGATATTTTATAGTCATTGATCCGGATACAGGGGCTACCCGCTATACCCGTGCAGGTAACTTTGATTTCGACAACGAGGGCTATCTCGTGGATACCTACGGCAATCAGGTTCAGGGTTGGAAGGTCGAAGACGGCACTGCATCCGGTTCCCTCACGACAATCCAGCTGGACCAGTCCCAATCTCCGCCTAAGGCCACCTCAGAAGTCAGCGTTACCATGAACCTCAATTCCCAGAGTACGGATGAAGCTGTTACCACGAATCCCTATACATCGCTGTTTGAGCTTTATGACGGAACTGAGGAGCCTCCACTTGACGATTCCCAGTACAGTTATTCCACAACCATGACTATTTATGATGAAAACGGTTCGGCACATGATCTTACCGTCTACATGGACCCGGTTGATGTTGACTCCGACGGAAACATTATCTGGGAATATGTGATCGCAACTGAAGCTTCAGACGACCAGCGAACAGATTCAAGTGGAAATAACCTTAATACGACCAGCGGTGCAGGTTTGGCCATGGCCGGAACACTGACCTTCAATTCCGAAGGACAGATGACTTCAATGACTGCATTCACTCTGGCGAGCAACGCTGCGTCCACCGATACCAAAGTTGCATCCAACTGGATGCTCGCCGACCTCAGCGATTCCGGCCTTCCTGAAGTTAATCTCAACTTTACCGGCAGTACCGACGGTCAGGAAGTGGCCATCAGTTTCGGTATGAGCAGCGACGATAATACATGGACCAGCAGCAGTATCGACGATCTGGGCGATATAACGGCTGCTACTGATTATTCCGATCTGCCCTATTTTGCCGACTATACTCTGGGAAGCAGCGCTACCACCAGTTACAGCGACAGTTCCTCTGCTACTTATACGATTTCGCAGGACGGTTATGCTACCGGTTCTCTGAAATCTGTAAGTGTCGATAAAAACGGGATCATCATCGGAAATTATTCCAACGGCGAATCAATAGAACTTTATCAGCTCGCACTAGCCGATTTTCCTAATAAGGATGGCCTTGAGGCAGAGGGCAGCAACCTGTTCCGGGCCACGACTGAATCAGGTGAAGCCATTATCGGCACTGCCGGTTCTGCCGGATTTGGAAAAGTTGTTTCAAATGCCCTGGAAGCATCAAACGTGGATCTCGCCTCCCAGCTGACCGAGCTGATTATTATTCAGGCTGCTTATCAGGCCAACAGCAAGGTTGTGACCACTGCTGATGAACTGTTGCAGACCGCCATCGGATTGAAAAGATAATTAACGCATATAGTTACAGACGATATATCCGGAGGCAGAAATGAGCTTAACCAACGCAATGTCAATAGGGCAGAAGGCCATCAACAATGCCCAGCTTTCTATTGAAAATGCCAGTAACAACATCGCCAATGCCGAGACCGAAGGGTATCAGCGTACCGATACAGTCTATGACAGCAGCTGCAATATCAATATCAGCGGCAACAGCATCGGCACCGGTGCGAACATTATTGCTGTTCAGGCCAACTGGGACAGCTTTATTGAAAAGCAGTACCTTTCGGCCTCGGCAGATCTGTCCTCCAGCGAAACTCAGTACGACTATCTCGCCCAACTGGATACTATCTTCAATCAGAGTGAAGACGAGGGACTGGCCTCGACTCTGGACGAGTTCCTCAGCGCATGGAATGAGCTTTCTTCCGATCCTGATTCACTTGCGGAAAGGACTTCGTTGGTCAGTGAAGCGGAAACTTTAATAT
Above is a genomic segment from Maridesulfovibrio sp. containing:
- a CDS encoding flagellar hook protein FlgE, encoding MSVTSSLYTGISGLNVNSEATSVVSNNLANSSTVGFKGSTAVFEDLFYSSITTGSGGSQVGNGAGIATVNTDYTQGSYEDSSISTNVALNGDGYFIVIDPDTGATRYTRAGNFDFDNEGYLVDTYGNQVQGWKVEDGTASGSLTTIQLDQSQSPPKATSEVSVTMNLNSQSTDEAVTTNPYTSLFELYDGTEEPPLDDSQYSYSTTMTIYDENGSAHDLTVYMDPVDVDSDGNIIWEYVIATEASDDQRTDSSGNNLNTTSGAGLAMAGTLTFNSEGQMTSMTAFTLASNAASTDTKVASNWMLADLSDSGLPEVNLNFTGSTDGQEVAISFGMSSDDNTWTSSSIDDLGDITAATDYSDLPYFADYTLGSSATTSYSDSSSATYTISQDGYATGSLKSVSVDKNGIIIGNYSNGESIELYQLALADFPNKDGLEAEGSNLFRATTESGEAIIGTAGSAGFGKVVSNALEASNVDLASQLTELIIIQAAYQANSKVVTTADELLQTAIGLKR